The Strix aluco isolate bStrAlu1 chromosome 1, bStrAlu1.hap1, whole genome shotgun sequence genome has a window encoding:
- the ABITRAM gene encoding protein Abitram isoform X2 — MAAGGAERYFTRWYKPESVSSPWQKPILFFKVEKQLKALITKSVPTVADSRIRCLGSQKGISSSDGEEYTIYSCIRGRLIEVNENILSNPAILEEKVRHFLAFYFLTFISLLTSVLLFSHQPRDTSLWFYPNLKKARV, encoded by the exons atggcggcgggcggcgcggagcggtACTTCACGCGCTGGTACAAGCCAG aatCTGTGTCATCACCTTGGCAGAAGCCCATCCTCTTCTTCAAAgtggaaaaacaattaaaagcatTAATTACCAAATCAGTGCCAACTGTAGCAGACTCCAGAATAAGGTGTCTGGGAAGTCAAAAAGG GATATCTTCATCAGATGGAGAGGAATATACCATTTATAG CTGTATACGAGGGCGACTGATAGAAGTGAATGAAAACATTCTTAGCAATCCCGCTATTCTGGAAGAAAAGGTAAGACactttcttgctttttattttctaacttttattTCACTGCTAACTTCAGTCTTGCTTTTCAGCCATCAACCGAGGGATACATCGCTGTGGTTCTACCCAAATTTGAAGAAAGCAAGAGTATAA
- the ABITRAM gene encoding protein Abitram isoform X3, whose amino-acid sequence MAAGGAERYFTRWYKPESVSSPWQKPILFFKVEKQLKALITKSVPTVADSRIRCLGSQKGISSSDGEEYTIYSCIRGRLIEVNENILSNPAILEEKPSTEGYIAVVLPKFEESKSITQGLLTQKEYEEVLLKRLNSSS is encoded by the exons atggcggcgggcggcgcggagcggtACTTCACGCGCTGGTACAAGCCAG aatCTGTGTCATCACCTTGGCAGAAGCCCATCCTCTTCTTCAAAgtggaaaaacaattaaaagcatTAATTACCAAATCAGTGCCAACTGTAGCAGACTCCAGAATAAGGTGTCTGGGAAGTCAAAAAGG GATATCTTCATCAGATGGAGAGGAATATACCATTTATAG CTGTATACGAGGGCGACTGATAGAAGTGAATGAAAACATTCTTAGCAATCCCGCTATTCTGGAAGAAAAG CCATCAACCGAGGGATACATCGCTGTGGTTCTACCCAAATTTGAAGAAAGCAAGAGTATAACTCAAGGACTTCTGACGCAGAAGGAGTACGAGGAAGTTTTGTTGAAACGTCTTAATTCTTCTTCATGA
- the ABITRAM gene encoding protein Abitram isoform X1, whose amino-acid sequence MAAGGAERYFTRWYKPDVKGRPCEDFCVLQHSNRICVITLAEAHPLLQSGKTIKSINYQISANCSRLQNKVSGKSKRGAQFLTELAPLCRISSSDGEEYTIYSCIRGRLIEVNENILSNPAILEEKPSTEGYIAVVLPKFEESKSITQGLLTQKEYEEVLLKRLNSSS is encoded by the exons atggcggcgggcggcgcggagcggtACTTCACGCGCTGGTACAAGCCAG ACGTGAAGGGGCGGCCGTGCGAGGACTTCTGCGTGCTGCAGCACTCCAACAG aatCTGTGTCATCACCTTGGCAGAAGCCCATCCTCTTCTTCAAAgtggaaaaacaattaaaagcatTAATTACCAAATCAGTGCCAACTGTAGCAGACTCCAGAATAAGGTGTCTGGGAAGTCAAAAAGG GGAGCTCAGTTTTTAACAGAACTTGCCCCTCTGTGCAGGATATCTTCATCAGATGGAGAGGAATATACCATTTATAG CTGTATACGAGGGCGACTGATAGAAGTGAATGAAAACATTCTTAGCAATCCCGCTATTCTGGAAGAAAAG CCATCAACCGAGGGATACATCGCTGTGGTTCTACCCAAATTTGAAGAAAGCAAGAGTATAACTCAAGGACTTCTGACGCAGAAGGAGTACGAGGAAGTTTTGTTGAAACGTCTTAATTCTTCTTCATGA